The following proteins are co-located in the Corynebacterium aquilae DSM 44791 genome:
- the ppc gene encoding phosphoenolpyruvate carboxylase, producing the protein MHDLFREDIRLLGRILGDTIREQEGDDTFNLVETARRTSFAIARGDADISELQQLFNNLEPQAMLPVVRAFSHFALLVNVVEDLHDYEAAQRALDEGQPAPNSSLEATATKLAQSEVPAHHVADIMRHAEVAPVLTAHPTETRRRTVFDAQAHILELLAKRHEILAKPHGARTDKHLADIEKDMRRRISMLLQTALIRVARPRIEDEVDVGLRYYTLSLLEQIPAINHDVAVMLEKLYGKDIPRTPMIQPGSWIGGDHDGNPYVTADTLTYATTRAADTVLTFYIEQLHALEHELSLSDRLTNPTVELVALATKGHDDVPSRVDEPYRRAVHGLRGRMNATKAQALGDTAVEGTWYRVHEPYNSAEEFANDLAIIDHSLRHNHDGLIADDRLARIRSAVDSFGFHLYSMDLRQNSDSFEQTLGEVFATAGVCQNYAALGEEDKIALLSRELLSPRPLIPRIHAPFSEAVERELGIFRTASQLVNTFGPRMIPHVIISMATSVSDILEPMVLAKEFGMISVDGTRLRGDIDIIPLFETIDDLAAGADILRALWSVEVYRDYLEQRNNLQEVMLGYSDSNKDGGYLAANWALYDAELAIVAACRDNDVRLRFFHGRGGTVGRGGGPTYDAILAQPEGAVRGAVRVTEQGEIISAKYGDPLSARKNLEALVAATLEASLLSVNDLTDPERAYRIVAEIAEASRQVYSNLMHEDPGFIEYFTTSTPLQEIGSLNIGSRPASRKQTNSISDLRAIPWVLSWSQSRAMLPGWFGVGTAIKQWVGDDATRLEELQTLNRTWPFFSSVMSNMAQVMSKADMNVSGLYSTLVADVDTRERIFGKIAEEYELTKDMFFAVTGAESLLEDNPMLARSVRTRYPYLLPLNVIQLELLRRYRAGDEREIVSTGIRLTMNGLATALRNSG; encoded by the coding sequence ATGCACGACCTATTCCGCGAAGACATTCGACTCCTGGGCCGCATCCTCGGCGACACCATCCGTGAACAAGAAGGCGACGACACCTTCAACCTCGTCGAAACCGCCCGCCGCACCAGCTTCGCCATCGCCCGCGGTGACGCCGACATCTCCGAGCTGCAACAACTATTCAACAACCTCGAACCCCAAGCCATGCTGCCCGTGGTTCGTGCCTTCTCCCACTTCGCGCTCCTAGTTAACGTCGTCGAAGACCTCCACGACTACGAAGCAGCCCAACGGGCCCTCGACGAAGGGCAGCCGGCCCCCAACTCCTCCTTGGAAGCCACCGCCACAAAACTTGCCCAATCCGAGGTGCCCGCCCACCACGTCGCCGACATCATGCGCCACGCAGAAGTCGCCCCAGTGCTCACCGCACACCCCACCGAAACGCGGCGCCGTACCGTCTTCGACGCCCAAGCCCACATCCTGGAACTATTGGCCAAACGCCACGAAATCCTGGCCAAACCGCACGGCGCCCGCACCGACAAACACCTCGCCGACATCGAAAAAGACATGCGCCGGCGAATCTCCATGCTGCTCCAAACAGCACTGATCCGTGTCGCCCGGCCCCGTATCGAAGACGAAGTCGACGTCGGGCTGCGCTACTACACGCTTAGCCTGCTCGAACAAATCCCCGCGATCAACCATGACGTCGCCGTCATGCTGGAAAAACTTTACGGCAAAGACATCCCGCGCACCCCCATGATCCAGCCTGGAAGCTGGATCGGTGGCGACCACGACGGCAACCCCTACGTCACCGCCGACACCCTCACCTACGCCACCACCCGCGCGGCAGACACCGTCCTCACCTTCTACATCGAGCAACTCCACGCCCTAGAACACGAACTCAGCCTCTCGGACCGGCTAACCAACCCCACAGTCGAACTGGTCGCCTTGGCCACCAAAGGACACGACGACGTTCCCAGCCGAGTCGACGAGCCCTACCGGCGGGCAGTGCATGGCCTGCGGGGCAGAATGAACGCCACCAAAGCCCAAGCGCTCGGCGACACCGCCGTCGAAGGCACCTGGTACCGCGTCCACGAGCCCTACAACAGCGCGGAAGAATTCGCCAACGACCTCGCCATCATCGACCACTCCCTGCGACACAACCACGACGGGCTGATTGCAGACGACCGACTCGCCCGAATCCGTTCCGCAGTCGACAGTTTCGGCTTCCACCTGTACTCGATGGATCTGCGCCAAAACTCCGACTCCTTTGAACAAACCCTGGGTGAAGTATTCGCCACAGCCGGGGTCTGCCAAAACTATGCAGCACTAGGGGAGGAGGACAAGATCGCACTGTTGAGCAGGGAGCTGCTCAGCCCCCGCCCGCTTATCCCGCGGATACACGCCCCGTTCAGCGAGGCCGTGGAGCGCGAACTCGGAATCTTCCGCACCGCCAGCCAGCTCGTTAACACCTTCGGGCCCCGCATGATCCCACACGTCATCATCTCGATGGCCACCTCCGTGTCCGACATTCTCGAGCCGATGGTGCTGGCCAAAGAATTCGGCATGATCAGCGTCGACGGCACCCGCCTGCGCGGCGACATCGACATCATCCCCCTATTTGAAACCATCGACGACCTTGCCGCCGGCGCAGATATTTTGCGCGCGCTCTGGTCCGTTGAGGTTTACCGCGACTACCTGGAGCAGCGCAACAACCTGCAAGAGGTGATGTTGGGATACTCCGACTCCAACAAGGACGGCGGATACCTGGCCGCCAACTGGGCGCTCTACGACGCGGAACTGGCCATCGTCGCAGCCTGCCGGGATAACGATGTGCGGCTGCGTTTCTTCCACGGCCGTGGCGGCACCGTCGGCCGAGGTGGCGGGCCCACCTACGACGCCATCCTCGCCCAACCGGAAGGGGCTGTGCGGGGCGCAGTGCGCGTCACCGAACAAGGTGAAATCATCTCCGCCAAATACGGCGACCCTCTTTCTGCGCGCAAAAACCTCGAAGCGCTCGTTGCCGCCACCCTGGAAGCATCACTGCTGTCGGTCAACGATCTCACCGACCCTGAGCGGGCCTACCGCATCGTCGCGGAGATCGCCGAAGCATCGCGCCAGGTCTACAGCAACCTCATGCATGAAGACCCTGGTTTCATCGAGTACTTCACGACTTCAACGCCGCTGCAAGAGATCGGATCACTGAACATCGGCTCCCGGCCGGCGTCGCGCAAGCAGACCAACAGCATCTCCGATCTGCGCGCCATCCCCTGGGTGCTGTCGTGGTCGCAATCTCGCGCCATGCTGCCCGGCTGGTTCGGTGTCGGCACCGCCATCAAACAGTGGGTCGGCGACGACGCCACCCGCCTGGAAGAGCTGCAAACACTCAACCGCACCTGGCCATTTTTCAGCTCCGTGATGTCGAACATGGCCCAGGTGATGAGCAAAGCAGACATGAACGTCTCTGGGCTGTACAGCACCCTGGTTGCCGACGTGGACACCCGTGAACGAATCTTCGGCAAAATCGCGGAAGAATACGAGCTGACCAAGGACATGTTC